A window of Roseovarius sp. THAF27 contains these coding sequences:
- the hemF gene encoding oxygen-dependent coproporphyrinogen oxidase encodes MTDMTEQKSRAATWFHQLRDEIVAAFEALEDSHESGPVSDAAPGRFEVKPTRRTSEDGSDAGGGLMSVMRGGRVFEKVGVNVSEVFGQLGEQAQKAMAARGVPGMADDPSFWASGISLVAHMQNPHVPAVHMNTRMFWTPHAWWFGGGSDLNPCIEYDEDTAHFHDQQKAHLDPHGPEIYPALKAWADEYFYIPHRHRARGVGGIFMDDRNTGDWEADFALTQDIGRAFLKAYLPLVEKRRAQAWSEADKEAQLVHRGLYAEYNLVYDRGTKFGLATGHDADAVLMSLPPVAKWT; translated from the coding sequence ATGACGGACATGACAGAACAGAAATCCCGCGCGGCGACGTGGTTTCACCAGTTGCGCGACGAGATCGTCGCGGCCTTCGAGGCGCTGGAGGACAGCCACGAGAGCGGTCCGGTGTCGGACGCGGCGCCGGGGCGGTTCGAGGTGAAGCCGACCAGGCGCACCAGCGAGGACGGATCGGACGCGGGCGGCGGGCTGATGAGCGTGATGCGCGGGGGGCGCGTGTTCGAGAAGGTGGGCGTAAACGTGTCGGAAGTCTTCGGCCAGCTGGGAGAGCAGGCGCAGAAGGCGATGGCCGCGCGGGGCGTGCCGGGAATGGCGGACGATCCCAGCTTCTGGGCCAGCGGGATCAGCCTTGTGGCGCATATGCAGAACCCGCACGTGCCGGCGGTGCACATGAACACGCGGATGTTCTGGACGCCGCACGCCTGGTGGTTCGGCGGCGGGTCGGACCTGAATCCCTGCATAGAGTATGACGAGGACACCGCGCATTTCCATGACCAGCAGAAGGCGCACCTGGATCCGCACGGGCCCGAAATCTATCCGGCGCTAAAGGCCTGGGCGGACGAGTATTTCTATATCCCTCACCGCCACCGGGCGCGGGGCGTGGGCGGCATTTTCATGGATGACCGGAATACCGGCGACTGGGAGGCGGATTTCGCCCTCACGCAGGATATCGGGCGGGCCTTTCTGAAGGCCTATCTGCCGCTGGTCGAGAAACGCCGGGCGCAGGCATGGAGCGAGGCCGACAAGGAGGCGCAGCTGGTTCATCGCGGGCTTTATGCGGAATACAACCTTGTCTACGACCGGGGCACCAAGTTCGGCCTGGCCACGGGGCATGATGCGGATGCGGTGCTGATGAGCCTGCCGCCGGTGGCGAAATGGACGTGA
- a CDS encoding lysophospholipid acyltransferase family protein, giving the protein MSRETDKIPLGERLTGAALVAPIRLARLLPYRWRIPFAAWLTTRVLAPLAGYRKRVRENLALVRPDLSRAEVESLARRVPDNAGRNMMELYSPEFPDNARKSPVVGPGLPDVRAARDAGRPVIFVTGHFGSFNAARMAMMEQGFNMGVFYRPMANRPFNSHYVQAMADLSEPMFEQGRKGMMQMVKHLRSGGVLAILNDLNAHDGVPLDFFGKPALTSLATAEMALKFDALLVPVWGLRDPDGLHFTIQTETPIAHSDPVTMTREFNARLEAAVRDNMEQWFWIHRRWKDGTGPLADRGADYLRELEEKA; this is encoded by the coding sequence ATGAGCCGCGAGACCGACAAAATTCCCCTCGGCGAACGCCTGACCGGCGCGGCCCTCGTCGCGCCCATCCGCCTGGCCCGCCTGCTGCCCTACCGCTGGCGCATCCCCTTCGCCGCCTGGCTGACGACGCGCGTGCTGGCGCCGCTTGCGGGCTACCGCAAACGCGTCCGCGAAAACCTCGCCCTCGTCCGCCCGGACCTGTCGCGCGCAGAAGTCGAGAGCCTCGCCCGCCGCGTCCCCGACAATGCCGGCCGCAACATGATGGAGCTCTACTCGCCCGAGTTCCCCGACAACGCCCGCAAGTCGCCGGTCGTCGGCCCCGGCCTGCCGGATGTGCGCGCCGCCCGCGACGCCGGCCGCCCGGTCATCTTCGTGACTGGCCATTTCGGCAGCTTCAACGCCGCGCGCATGGCGATGATGGAACAGGGCTTCAACATGGGCGTGTTCTATCGCCCCATGGCCAACCGCCCGTTCAATTCGCATTATGTCCAGGCGATGGCCGACCTCTCCGAGCCGATGTTCGAACAGGGCCGCAAGGGGATGATGCAGATGGTCAAGCACCTGCGCTCGGGCGGCGTGCTGGCGATTCTCAACGATCTCAACGCCCATGACGGCGTGCCGCTCGATTTCTTCGGCAAGCCCGCGCTGACATCGCTCGCCACCGCCGAGATGGCACTGAAATTCGACGCCCTCCTCGTCCCGGTCTGGGGCCTGCGCGACCCCGACGGACTGCACTTCACCATCCAAACCGAGACGCCCATCGCCCATTCCGACCCGGTCACCATGACCCGCGAATTCAACGCCCGGCTGGAAGCGGCCGTGCGCGACAACATGGAACAATGGTTCTGGATTCACCGCCGCTGGAAAGACGGCACCGGGCCGCTGGCCGACCGCGGCGCCGACTACCTGCGCGAACTGGAAGAAAAAGCCTGA
- the nthA gene encoding nitrile hydratase subunit alpha produces MPHDHHDHLSPSGHPYRQDNDAPLTYFQRMEIAVRELLIEKGHLTAAEIATQIDAMDARSPANGAAVVARAWTDPDFKARLMDNAGDATREMGFDIGPLHLVAVENTADTHNMIVCTLCSCYPRNLLGLPPDWYKTRAYRSRAVREPRAVLREFGVELPQTTRIRVHDSTADMRYIVLPARPPGTEGMDEAALAKLVTRDSMIGTGLPLAPENT; encoded by the coding sequence ATGCCCCACGACCACCACGATCACCTCTCGCCGTCGGGCCACCCCTACCGACAGGACAACGACGCGCCCCTGACCTATTTCCAGCGCATGGAAATCGCCGTGCGCGAGCTTCTGATCGAAAAGGGCCACCTCACCGCGGCCGAGATCGCCACCCAGATCGACGCGATGGATGCCCGGTCGCCGGCCAACGGCGCCGCCGTGGTCGCCCGTGCCTGGACCGACCCGGACTTCAAGGCCCGGTTGATGGACAACGCCGGCGACGCCACCCGCGAGATGGGCTTCGACATCGGCCCCCTGCACCTGGTGGCGGTCGAGAACACCGCCGACACCCACAACATGATCGTCTGCACGCTCTGCTCGTGCTACCCGCGCAACCTGCTGGGCCTGCCGCCCGACTGGTACAAGACCCGCGCCTACCGCTCCCGCGCGGTACGCGAACCCCGCGCGGTCCTGCGCGAGTTCGGCGTGGAGCTGCCCCAGACCACCCGCATCCGCGTCCACGACAGCACCGCCGACATGCGCTACATCGTCCTGCCCGCCCGGCCCCCGGGCACCGAGGGCATGGACGAGGCCGCGCTGGCCAAGCTGGTCACCCGCGACTCCATGATCGGCACCGGCCTGCCCCTCGCGCCTGAAAACACTTGA
- a CDS encoding SH3-like domain-containing protein encodes MTPAGTKVRVKTMTPPGHVRAPSYLRGKTGKVERVLGSFRNPEQLAYGLPAPEKTLYRVRFTMAELWGDAAENPADTVDAEIYDHWLEEA; translated from the coding sequence ATGACGCCCGCCGGCACGAAGGTCCGCGTGAAGACGATGACCCCGCCGGGCCATGTCCGCGCGCCGTCCTACCTGCGCGGAAAGACCGGCAAGGTCGAGCGCGTCCTCGGCAGCTTCAGGAACCCCGAGCAACTCGCCTACGGCCTGCCCGCCCCGGAAAAGACCCTCTACCGCGTCCGCTTCACCATGGCGGAACTCTGGGGTGACGCGGCGGAAAACCCCGCCGACACCGTCGACGCCGAGATCTACGACCACTGGCTGGAAGAGGCCTGA
- a CDS encoding SH3-like domain-containing protein: MTDTPEHRWHDMGGRPAGPIPMEGHDFALWEKRVDALMVLCGAKGLFTVDGLRRALEDMGEDAFEKYSYYDRWIAATNQNLIEAGVYTLEELGQRMEEVARRGATYGEAQE; this comes from the coding sequence ATGACAGACACACCCGAACACCGCTGGCATGACATGGGCGGCCGGCCCGCCGGCCCCATCCCGATGGAAGGCCACGATTTCGCGCTGTGGGAAAAACGCGTCGACGCCCTCATGGTCCTCTGCGGCGCCAAGGGCCTCTTCACCGTCGATGGTCTCAGGCGCGCGCTCGAGGACATGGGCGAAGACGCGTTCGAGAAATACTCCTATTACGACCGCTGGATCGCCGCCACCAACCAGAACCTCATCGAGGCGGGCGTCTACACGCTCGAGGAACTGGGCCAACGCATGGAAGAAGTCGCCCGCCGCGGCGCCACCTATGGCGAGGCGCAGGAATGA
- a CDS encoding thermonuclease family protein → MIQKTQVRLFGVDAPELNHPYGKKAKWALVSLCKGQVITAEVTEKDVHGRTVAKCSLPDGRDISAEMVKIGMAIDWPKFSGGKYKSMELPDVRKKLWLADARQNGRMHVWEKFEAQERARGKG, encoded by the coding sequence GTGATCCAGAAAACCCAGGTGCGCCTTTTTGGGGTCGACGCACCGGAACTAAACCACCCGTACGGGAAAAAAGCGAAGTGGGCCTTGGTTTCTCTTTGCAAGGGGCAGGTGATCACCGCGGAAGTCACTGAGAAGGATGTTCACGGCAGAACGGTTGCAAAGTGTTCTCTGCCCGATGGTCGGGATATTTCCGCAGAGATGGTCAAGATTGGAATGGCCATCGATTGGCCAAAATTTTCCGGGGGTAAGTACAAGTCAATGGAGCTGCCGGACGTGCGCAAAAAGCTGTGGCTAGCAGATGCCCGGCAAAACGGGCGTATGCACGTCTGGGAAAAATTCGAGGCGCAGGAGCGTGCACGTGGCAAAGGTTGA
- a CDS encoding DNA polymerase III subunit gamma/tau has protein sequence MSETQDSGYQVLARKYRPETFADLVGQDAMVRTLKNAFAADRIAQAFIMTGIRGTGKTTTARIIAKGMNCIGPDGNGGPTTDPCGQCEHCKAIMEGRHVDVLEMDAASNTGVGNIREIIESVHYRAASARYKVYIIDEVHMLSTGAFNALLKTLEEPPAHVKFIFATTEIRKVPVTVLSRCQRFDLRRIEPEVMLDLLRRIATAENAQIAEDALALITRAAEGSARDATSLLDQAISHGAGETTAEQVRAMLGLADRGRVMDLFDLVMKGDAAGALTELSSQYAEGADPMAVLRDLAEVTHWVSVVKITPEAAEDPTIGPDERTRGGQMAEALPMRVLTRMWQMLLKALEEVAAAPNSMMAAEMAIIRLTHVADLPTPEDLVRRLRDNPPSGPPSGPAPTPPSGGNGASHGAPAPQSGQSGGYAPTQTSGGGHGGGVTALATQAESALAHYPTFDHVVELIRAHRDVKLLVEVETCVRLAAYQPGRIEFVPTDAAPTDLAQRLGTRLQTWTGNRWGVTVVNDGGAKTIAEVRDAARNALEAEAREHPLVQAVFAAFPEARIDDIRTPEDIAAEAQADALPEVDEEWDPFEED, from the coding sequence ATGAGCGAGACCCAAGACAGCGGCTACCAGGTTCTGGCCCGGAAATACCGCCCCGAGACCTTTGCCGATCTCGTCGGACAGGACGCCATGGTGCGCACGCTCAAGAACGCGTTCGCCGCCGACCGCATCGCGCAGGCCTTCATCATGACCGGCATCCGCGGCACTGGCAAGACCACCACCGCCCGGATCATCGCCAAGGGCATGAACTGCATCGGCCCGGATGGCAACGGCGGCCCCACCACCGATCCCTGCGGCCAGTGCGAGCATTGCAAGGCCATCATGGAAGGCCGGCATGTGGACGTGCTGGAAATGGACGCGGCGTCGAATACCGGCGTCGGCAACATCCGCGAAATCATCGAAAGCGTGCACTACCGCGCCGCCTCGGCCCGCTACAAGGTCTACATCATCGACGAGGTCCACATGCTCTCCACGGGTGCGTTCAACGCGCTCCTGAAGACGCTCGAGGAACCCCCCGCGCATGTGAAATTCATCTTCGCCACCACAGAGATCCGCAAAGTTCCTGTAACGGTCCTCTCGCGCTGCCAGCGTTTCGACCTGCGCCGGATCGAACCCGAGGTAATGCTCGACCTCCTGCGCCGCATCGCCACCGCCGAAAACGCCCAGATCGCCGAGGATGCGCTGGCGCTCATCACCCGCGCCGCAGAAGGCTCCGCGCGCGATGCCACCTCGCTGCTGGACCAGGCGATTTCCCATGGCGCGGGCGAGACCACCGCCGAACAGGTCCGCGCCATGCTGGGCCTCGCCGACCGGGGCCGGGTCATGGACCTCTTCGATCTCGTGATGAAGGGCGACGCGGCGGGCGCCCTGACCGAGTTGTCCTCGCAATACGCCGAAGGCGCCGACCCGATGGCGGTCCTGCGCGATCTCGCCGAGGTCACCCACTGGGTCAGCGTCGTCAAGATCACGCCCGAGGCCGCCGAGGACCCCACCATCGGCCCCGACGAACGCACCCGCGGCGGCCAGATGGCCGAGGCGCTGCCGATGCGCGTGCTCACCCGCATGTGGCAGATGCTGCTGAAGGCGCTGGAAGAGGTCGCCGCCGCCCCCAATTCCATGATGGCCGCCGAGATGGCGATCATCCGTCTCACCCACGTGGCCGACCTCCCCACGCCCGAGGATCTCGTGCGCCGCCTGCGCGACAACCCTCCATCCGGGCCTCCCTCCGGCCCCGCGCCCACGCCGCCCTCCGGCGGCAACGGCGCATCCCACGGCGCGCCCGCGCCACAGTCTGGCCAGTCCGGCGGATATGCCCCGACGCAAACGTCCGGCGGCGGCCATGGCGGCGGCGTCACCGCGCTCGCGACCCAGGCCGAAAGCGCCTTGGCCCACTACCCAACATTCGACCACGTGGTCGAACTCATCCGTGCCCACCGCGACGTCAAGCTGCTGGTCGAGGTCGAGACCTGCGTGCGCCTCGCGGCCTACCAGCCGGGCCGCATCGAGTTCGTCCCCACGGATGCCGCCCCCACCGACCTGGCCCAGCGCCTCGGCACCCGCCTGCAAACCTGGACCGGCAACCGCTGGGGCGTCACCGTGGTCAACGATGGCGGCGCCAAAACCATCGCCGAGGTCCGGGACGCCGCCCGCAACGCGCTCGAGGCCGAGGCCCGCGAACACCCCCTGGTGCAAGCCGTCTTCGCCGCCTTCCCCGAGGCCCGCATCGACGACATCCGCACGCCCGAGGACATCGCCGCAGAGGCCCAGGCCGACGCGCTGCCCGAGGTGGACGAGGAATGGGACCCCTTCGAAGAGGACTGA
- a CDS encoding YidH family protein: MPQDDADHGEQDKKTRWAENRTDWASDRTILANERTFNSWMGTGLGAVGVAIGLKAVFGDFEPTWAAKAVASVFLGIAIVVFWAARHQARKTISSMETHDAAPMPTRNFTLLASLMTLATLAVGAILWSL; this comes from the coding sequence ATGCCCCAAGACGATGCCGACCACGGCGAGCAGGACAAGAAAACCAGGTGGGCCGAGAACCGCACCGACTGGGCCTCGGACCGCACGATCCTGGCCAACGAGCGCACCTTCAACAGCTGGATGGGCACCGGTCTGGGCGCGGTCGGCGTCGCCATCGGCCTCAAGGCCGTCTTCGGCGATTTCGAACCCACATGGGCCGCCAAGGCCGTCGCCTCGGTCTTCCTCGGCATCGCCATCGTCGTCTTCTGGGCCGCCCGCCACCAGGCCCGCAAGACCATCAGCAGCATGGAAACCCACGATGCCGCTCCAATGCCCACCCGAAACTTCACCCTGCTGGCAAGCCTGATGACGCTGGCCACTCTCGCCGTCGGCGCCATCCTCTGGAGCCTATGA
- a CDS encoding neutral zinc metallopeptidase, translating to MRLKGFRRSRNIEDRRGMGGGGLRLGGVGLLIVLAIGYFTGIDITPLLEGAGGQQTAPREISAEDEAAAEFTSRVLATTEEVWTGVFEAQLGETYVPPVLVLYSGVTQSPCGGASGATGPFYCPADRKAYLDTEFFGTLSRELGARGDFAAAYVIAHEVAHHVQNELGILPQVNRARQQASQVEANRLTVRLELQADCLSGVWARSVEGLLEPGDIEEALNAARRIGDDHLQKRAGRVPQPHTFTHGTSEQRSRWFATGYESGAVRSCDTFAADRL from the coding sequence ATGCGGTTGAAAGGGTTTCGGCGCAGCCGGAATATCGAGGATCGGCGTGGCATGGGCGGCGGCGGGCTGCGCCTTGGTGGTGTCGGGCTGCTGATCGTGCTGGCGATCGGGTATTTCACCGGGATCGACATCACGCCGCTTCTGGAAGGCGCGGGCGGTCAGCAGACGGCGCCGCGCGAGATCAGCGCCGAGGACGAGGCGGCGGCGGAGTTCACGTCGCGCGTGCTGGCCACCACCGAGGAGGTCTGGACAGGTGTGTTCGAGGCGCAGCTGGGCGAGACCTACGTGCCGCCGGTGCTGGTGCTGTATTCGGGCGTGACCCAAAGCCCCTGTGGCGGCGCGTCGGGGGCGACGGGGCCGTTCTACTGCCCGGCGGACCGCAAGGCGTACCTGGATACCGAGTTCTTCGGCACGCTGTCGCGGGAGCTGGGGGCCAGGGGAGATTTCGCCGCCGCCTATGTCATTGCCCACGAGGTGGCGCATCACGTCCAGAACGAGCTGGGAATCCTGCCGCAGGTCAACCGCGCGCGGCAGCAGGCGAGCCAGGTCGAGGCCAACCGGCTGACCGTGCGGCTGGAATTGCAGGCCGATTGCCTGTCGGGGGTCTGGGCGCGGTCGGTCGAAGGGCTGCTGGAGCCCGGCGACATCGAGGAGGCGCTGAACGCGGCGCGGCGGATCGGCGACGACCACCTGCAGAAACGCGCGGGGCGGGTTCCGCAGCCGCATACCTTTACCCACGGCACGTCGGAGCAGCGGTCGCGCTGGTTCGCGACCGGCTATGAGAGCGGTGCCGTGCGGTCCTGTGACACTTTCGCGGCGGATCGCCTCTGA
- a CDS encoding protein-tyrosine phosphatase family protein, giving the protein MSDFVIYALPVAEGILGIAPMPGRGGHWQDDLQHLADWKPALVVSMTTVSEQVTHGLADMGAEIQDKGTRWIHLPVEDMGVPAQERIEEWHTASKTALAALQGGGRVLIHCFGGCGRSGMAALRLMVEAGEEAEAALARLRSVRPCAVETDEQLQWARAG; this is encoded by the coding sequence ATGTCGGATTTCGTCATCTACGCGTTGCCGGTGGCCGAGGGGATCCTCGGCATCGCGCCGATGCCGGGACGGGGCGGCCACTGGCAGGACGATCTGCAGCACCTCGCGGACTGGAAGCCGGCGCTGGTCGTGTCGATGACGACGGTGTCCGAGCAGGTCACGCATGGGCTTGCCGACATGGGCGCCGAGATCCAGGACAAGGGCACGCGGTGGATCCACCTGCCGGTGGAGGATATGGGCGTGCCGGCACAGGAGCGGATCGAGGAATGGCATACGGCCAGCAAGACCGCGCTGGCGGCGCTGCAAGGCGGCGGGCGCGTGCTGATCCACTGTTTTGGCGGGTGCGGGCGGTCGGGCATGGCGGCCCTGCGCCTGATGGTCGAAGCGGGCGAGGAGGCCGAGGCCGCGTTGGCCCGGCTGCGCTCGGTGCGGCCCTGTGCGGTGGAGACCGACGAGCAGCTGCAATGGGCGCGCGCGGGCTGA
- a CDS encoding TetR/AcrR family transcriptional regulator — translation MSNLLKQTRRTQTERSDRTRRRLHEATVDLLMEVGYSNTTSLGIAKRAGVSRGAQTHHYPEKIDLIVAATEDMFDGFAEGLAKLAAELRSGKVSLDEFLDLVWKRMLEGDWFYASLEIIVAARGDEELQRRLQPAIFSLHNRFESIWRSTFAPATGSNSDPVVIMNIVMNMCRGMAVQAVLRPDREFLNDMLKEMADLLQEKVAPIVK, via the coding sequence ATGTCGAATCTCTTGAAACAGACTCGTAGAACCCAGACCGAACGCAGCGATCGAACGCGCAGGCGCCTGCACGAGGCGACCGTGGATCTGTTGATGGAGGTTGGTTACTCCAACACGACCTCGCTTGGTATCGCCAAGCGTGCCGGCGTATCACGCGGTGCTCAGACGCATCACTATCCTGAAAAGATCGACTTGATCGTCGCCGCGACCGAGGACATGTTCGACGGCTTCGCGGAAGGCCTGGCGAAACTGGCCGCTGAATTGCGCTCTGGCAAGGTCAGCCTCGACGAGTTCCTGGATCTGGTCTGGAAACGCATGCTCGAGGGCGACTGGTTCTACGCTTCTCTCGAGATAATCGTGGCGGCGCGTGGTGATGAGGAACTGCAAAGGCGCCTGCAGCCTGCAATATTCTCGCTTCACAATCGGTTCGAATCCATTTGGCGCAGCACGTTTGCTCCGGCGACCGGATCGAATTCGGACCCTGTGGTCATCATGAACATCGTCATGAACATGTGCCGCGGCATGGCGGTTCAGGCGGTTCTGCGTCCCGACAGAGAGTTCCTGAACGACATGCTGAAAGAAATGGCCGATCTTCTTCAAGAAAAGGTCGCGCCGATCGTAAAGTAA
- a CDS encoding ABC transporter substrate-binding protein — protein sequence MAGLPATAQDVPGVTDDSISIGVMGPFSGNASSYSKALVGMMAYYDKVNAEGGVHGRKLVAIPEDTACDPSKGLAAAKKLIHQDEVFMLHGNSCSGVAVAIRPVVEEAGLPWLVAHAVSDSISEPLARNIFHGVPTGSANGRAMAQFVLSKPDTERVAIIEHSNDWAHSYSNPAREYLSENGIEPVAELTMERGQTDATAQILKLREAKPDFIIAAIYEAETAIFLRDLKKYGLGDIPVMGTAGTDLENTLKRVGDFETVKNYFVIHSYVDNLDGPKLQPVRDILAKYAPDEELSTFSFVSIGSAKALVAALEAAGPDLTREKLIDAMEGIESFETGVLSAPITWSETDHQGVKGSAVAGFVDGEPTVLSAWNTPY from the coding sequence ATGGCCGGCCTGCCTGCCACGGCGCAGGATGTGCCCGGTGTCACCGACGACAGCATCTCCATCGGCGTCATGGGGCCATTTTCCGGCAACGCGTCTTCCTACAGCAAGGCGCTGGTCGGGATGATGGCCTACTACGACAAGGTCAACGCGGAAGGTGGCGTGCACGGTCGCAAGCTGGTCGCGATACCCGAGGATACCGCGTGCGACCCCAGCAAGGGGCTCGCCGCGGCCAAGAAGCTCATTCACCAGGACGAGGTCTTCATGCTGCACGGCAATTCCTGCTCCGGCGTGGCGGTTGCAATCCGCCCGGTGGTCGAAGAGGCGGGGCTGCCCTGGTTGGTCGCCCATGCCGTGAGCGACTCCATCTCGGAGCCCCTGGCAAGGAATATCTTTCACGGCGTGCCGACCGGCTCCGCGAACGGACGCGCCATGGCGCAATTCGTGCTGTCCAAGCCCGACACGGAACGCGTCGCGATCATCGAGCACTCGAACGACTGGGCGCACAGCTATTCCAACCCGGCCAGGGAGTATCTGTCTGAGAATGGTATCGAGCCGGTCGCCGAGCTTACGATGGAGCGCGGACAAACGGATGCGACCGCGCAAATCCTCAAGCTGCGCGAAGCGAAGCCGGACTTCATCATCGCCGCGATCTACGAAGCCGAAACGGCGATTTTCCTGCGCGACCTCAAGAAATACGGGCTGGGCGATATCCCCGTCATGGGCACGGCCGGCACCGACCTCGAGAACACGCTGAAGCGCGTGGGCGACTTCGAGACGGTCAAGAACTACTTCGTGATCCATTCCTATGTCGACAACCTCGACGGGCCGAAGCTTCAGCCGGTGCGTGACATCCTGGCCAAATACGCCCCGGATGAAGAGCTTTCGACCTTCAGCTTCGTCTCGATCGGCTCGGCCAAGGCTCTCGTCGCCGCACTCGAGGCCGCGGGGCCCGATCTCACGCGCGAGAAACTGATCGACGCAATGGAAGGCATCGAGAGCTTTGAGACGGGTGTGCTGTCCGCGCCGATCACATGGAGCGAGACGGACCACCAGGGCGTGAAGGGGTCGGCCGTTGCCGGGTTCGTGGATGGCGAGCCCACCGTGTTGAGCGCTTGGAACACGCCCTATTGA
- a CDS encoding branched-chain amino acid ABC transporter permease — protein MLMQLTISGISQGAIYALIALSLTIVYRSTTIVNFGHGDFVMAGAFISYVLVVLLGVAFVPAAMLAVVAMFLLGLAFSRGLIRPIRGGPHIGFALMCISAGYVFRGIARIVWGREVLPMPRVFDIDPIFLGDLIITGDAIFILSTTAIMLVVFFSVLALTDIGKMVQAVYQSARGAQLIGINVDRFNDFTWGIGAALGAIGGILIAPISLLHPDLGASFLIKGFAAMTLGGFGSLYGAVLGALLLGLSEQYAGAYIDSALIDITAYLVIVIVLFVRPQGLFGRKAVVKV, from the coding sequence ATGCTGATGCAACTCACGATCAGTGGGATCTCTCAGGGTGCGATCTATGCATTGATCGCCCTGTCCCTCACGATCGTTTACCGTTCGACCACGATCGTCAACTTCGGTCACGGCGATTTCGTGATGGCGGGTGCCTTTATCAGCTACGTGCTGGTGGTCCTGCTTGGCGTCGCCTTCGTGCCCGCGGCCATGCTGGCGGTCGTCGCGATGTTCCTTCTGGGGCTCGCGTTCAGCCGGGGGCTCATCCGGCCCATCCGGGGCGGCCCGCATATCGGTTTCGCGCTGATGTGCATCTCGGCGGGCTACGTGTTTCGGGGGATTGCCCGCATCGTCTGGGGCCGGGAGGTCCTGCCGATGCCGCGCGTCTTCGACATCGACCCGATCTTTCTGGGCGACCTGATCATCACGGGCGACGCGATATTCATCCTGTCGACCACGGCGATCATGCTGGTGGTGTTCTTCAGTGTTCTTGCACTTACGGATATCGGCAAGATGGTTCAGGCGGTCTATCAGTCCGCACGCGGCGCGCAGCTGATCGGCATCAATGTCGACCGTTTCAACGACTTCACCTGGGGCATAGGCGCAGCGCTTGGCGCAATCGGCGGTATCCTGATCGCGCCGATCTCGCTCCTGCATCCCGACCTGGGCGCCAGTTTCCTGATCAAGGGCTTCGCGGCGATGACCCTGGGCGGCTTCGGCTCGCTCTACGGGGCGGTCCTGGGCGCCCTGCTTCTGGGCCTGAGCGAGCAATATGCCGGGGCCTATATCGACTCCGCCCTGATCGATATCACCGCCTACCTCGTGATCGTGATCGTTCTCTTTGTCCGGCCGCAGGGTCTCTTCGGGCGCAAAGCCGTAGTGAAGGTGTGA